Proteins from a genomic interval of Flammeovirgaceae bacterium SG7u.111:
- a CDS encoding S1-like domain-containing RNA-binding protein: MIEIGKYNDLKVLRESGDGLVLGDGMGTEVYLPQKHCPERVTASLNVFVYQDNEGKKVATTETPKILVDEFALLQVVDVTDFGAFLDWGMEKDLLVPLKEQQSDMLKGRWYIVFMDVDQETGKLYASSRLDSLLQNFVINVEEGEEVDLMVMRESGLGYEVIVNNEHKGLVYKNEVFKDLNVGERLRGYVKTIREDKKLDISIQPLGYRNFIDANTELVYTKLQENQGFLPITDKSSPDEIYALFGISKKAFKKAIGALYKDRKIELHPDGIKLV, translated from the coding sequence GTGATAGAAATAGGAAAATATAACGATCTGAAAGTACTGAGAGAATCGGGTGACGGTTTGGTGTTGGGCGATGGAATGGGTACGGAAGTGTATTTGCCCCAAAAGCACTGTCCCGAGCGAGTAACAGCTTCGCTCAATGTGTTTGTGTACCAAGACAATGAAGGGAAAAAAGTAGCGACAACAGAAACTCCAAAAATTTTGGTGGATGAATTTGCCCTGCTACAAGTGGTAGATGTGACTGATTTTGGAGCATTTTTGGATTGGGGGATGGAAAAAGATTTACTAGTGCCTCTTAAAGAGCAGCAATCCGATATGCTCAAGGGTCGGTGGTACATTGTGTTCATGGATGTAGACCAAGAAACAGGTAAACTTTACGCTTCGAGCAGATTGGATTCTCTTTTGCAAAATTTTGTAATCAATGTAGAAGAAGGGGAGGAGGTAGATCTGATGGTGATGAGAGAAAGTGGCTTGGGCTACGAAGTGATCGTGAATAATGAGCACAAGGGCTTGGTGTATAAAAATGAGGTATTCAAAGATTTGAATGTGGGTGAAAGGTTGAGGGGATATGTGAAAACGATACGGGAAGATAAAAAGTTGGATATCAGTATTCAACCTCTTGGTTATCGTAATTTTATAGATGCTAATACTGAACTTGTTTATACAAAGCTTCAAGAAAATCAAGGCTTTTTACCCATCACCGACAAAAGCTCTCCCGATGAAATTTATGCCCTGTTCGGCATAAGTAAAAAAGCGTTTAAAAAAGCTATTGGCGCTTTGTACAAAGATCGGAAAATAGAGCTCCATCCTGATGGAATTAAGCTTGTATAA
- a CDS encoding fibronectin type III domain-containing protein produces MTVYGKVLLKKNDPLVNGTKINITNNGNILVEEKTDVIIDITPPSAPSEFAVATKTSTSVSLQWGASTDNVGVTSYSIDIAGGGSSWTEDGIPGTSTAHTVVGLSPDTEYIFTVKAHDEAGNESEENPQVTETTDPAPVASFYRGINLGGGGSVTIGGNTFDPGYADNVAYTGAEYNLNWIPWDDAPTDPAERELIDRAVAGDGASVTLTSVPNGTYEVYLYLVEWESGTKVLDITINGQLVEDDFSQPEKGWSRLGPWQVEVTGGQIQVATSGASAGIAGLEVHSGTTGGGGDTTDPSAPTFLTVDATGTTSTSVSLQWGASTDNVGVTSYSIDIAGGGSSWTEDGIPGTSTAHTVVGLSPDTEYIFTVKAHDEAGNESEENPQVTETTDPAPVASFYRGINLGGGGSVTIGGNTFDPGYADNVAYTGAEYNLNWIPWDDAPTDPAERELIDRAVAGDGASVTLTSVPNGTYEVYLYLVEWESGTKVLDITINGQLVEDDFSQPEKGWSRLGPWQVEVTGGQLQVATSGASAGIAGLEVYSVE; encoded by the coding sequence TTGACAGTCTACGGGAAAGTTCTTCTAAAGAAAAACGACCCATTGGTCAACGGGACAAAAATCAATATAACCAACAACGGGAACATCTTGGTTGAAGAAAAGACCGACGTGATCATAGACATAACCCCCCCCTCCGCGCCCTCGGAATTCGCCGTGGCGACCAAGACCTCTACCAGCGTATCGCTCCAGTGGGGCGCCTCCACGGACAACGTGGGCGTCACCTCGTACAGCATCGACATAGCGGGAGGGGGCTCCTCATGGACGGAGGACGGCATCCCCGGCACCTCTACCGCTCATACCGTGGTGGGCTTGTCACCAGATACGGAGTATATCTTCACGGTCAAGGCGCACGACGAAGCGGGCAACGAGTCTGAGGAGAACCCCCAGGTGACCGAGACGACCGACCCTGCGCCCGTCGCATCCTTCTACAGGGGGATCAACCTCGGCGGTGGCGGCTCGGTGACGATAGGTGGCAACACCTTCGACCCAGGGTATGCGGACAACGTGGCGTACACGGGCGCGGAGTACAACCTCAACTGGATACCGTGGGACGACGCGCCGACAGACCCGGCGGAGAGAGAGCTAATCGACAGGGCGGTCGCCGGGGACGGCGCGTCCGTGACCCTCACCAGCGTGCCCAACGGCACCTATGAGGTATACCTCTACCTTGTGGAATGGGAATCCGGGACCAAGGTACTAGACATCACGATCAACGGCCAGCTGGTCGAGGACGACTTCAGCCAGCCTGAGAAGGGCTGGTCGAGGCTAGGCCCTTGGCAGGTGGAGGTCACCGGCGGGCAGATACAGGTCGCCACGTCAGGGGCCAGCGCAGGAATCGCAGGACTCGAGGTGCACTCGGGCACGACAGGTGGCGGGGGCGATACGACAGACCCCAGTGCTCCCACATTCCTGACGGTGGACGCAACGGGGACGACCTCTACCAGCGTATCGCTCCAGTGGGGCGCCTCCACGGACAACGTGGGCGTCACCTCGTACAGCATCGACATAGCGGGAGGGGGCTCCTCATGGACGGAGGACGGCATCCCCGGCACCTCTACCGCTCATACCGTGGTGGGCTTGTCACCAGATACGGAGTATATCTTCACGGTCAAGGCGCACGACGAAGCGGGCAACGAGTCTGAGGAGAACCCCCAGGTGACCGAGACGACCGACCCTGCGCCCGTCGCATCCTTCTACAGGGGGATCAACCTCGGCGGTGGCGGCTCGGTGACGATAGGTGGCAACACCTTCGACCCAGGGTATGCGGACAACGTGGCGTACACGGGCGCGGAGTACAACCTCAACTGGATACCGTGGGACGACGCGCCGACAGACCCGGCGGAGAGAGAGCTAATCGACAGGGCGGTCGCCGGGGACGGCGCGTCCGTGACCCTCACCAGCGTGCCCAACGGCACCTATGAGGTATACCTCTACCTTGTGGAATGGGAATCCGGGACCAAGGTACTAGACATCACGATCAACGGCCAACTGGTCGAGGACGACTTCAGCCAGCCTGAGAAGGGCTGGTCGAGGCTAGGCCCTTGGCAGGTGGAGGTCACCGGCGGGCAGCTACAGGTGGCCACGTCAGGGGCCAGCGCAGGCATCGCCGGACTCGAGGTGTATTCTGTAGAATAA
- a CDS encoding tyrosine-type recombinase/integrase: MTHTSISFRFRNSSSKKEHGIIYARVTINGVRSTDFTTGITTTKNKWINRYQNGLGLKLEKIKSELLEASATANHQVDLVKHTWKKGNIPTTLVEIGEQLLAQKGINPNISVGTYRANKAKLNNLILFDSITPIKDIDEDWGYSYMEWCMSKKGFSRNHSLKQVQFVKHILKYAKRKKIISMNGLEDFYFGFDPGKIVFLNTEEIKIIESAKFASRNLNTVLDTFIFQFHTGLSYEGLYKFQKDKVITKIQGKACILDYRQKSEVHYFIPLEKKAIEILAKYPQGLKVFCNAYYNRILKEIAMILSIDKRLTTHVARKTAGMRWLDMGYSIESVSLMLGHKDIKTTQCWYARVMPERVLRETEEIHLKKSYA, encoded by the coding sequence ATGACTCATACAAGTATCAGCTTTAGATTTAGGAATTCGAGTTCAAAAAAAGAACATGGAATTATTTATGCAAGGGTTACAATTAATGGTGTACGCTCAACCGATTTTACAACTGGCATCACTACAACAAAAAACAAATGGATCAATCGATACCAAAATGGATTGGGTCTAAAACTGGAAAAAATAAAATCCGAATTGCTAGAAGCGTCGGCAACAGCAAATCACCAAGTAGATTTAGTTAAGCATACTTGGAAAAAAGGAAATATACCTACTACCCTTGTAGAAATAGGTGAGCAATTACTTGCGCAAAAAGGTATCAACCCTAACATTTCTGTAGGTACCTACAGGGCAAATAAGGCAAAATTGAATAACCTAATCTTATTTGATTCAATTACACCTATTAAAGATATCGACGAAGATTGGGGATATTCTTATATGGAATGGTGCATGTCTAAAAAAGGGTTTTCTAGAAACCATTCACTAAAACAAGTCCAATTCGTAAAACATATTCTAAAATATGCAAAGAGAAAGAAAATAATATCAATGAATGGACTAGAAGATTTTTATTTTGGTTTTGATCCAGGGAAGATAGTTTTTCTCAACACTGAAGAAATTAAAATTATAGAGAGTGCTAAATTTGCTTCCCGAAATCTAAATACTGTTCTTGATACATTTATCTTTCAATTCCACACTGGGCTGTCATATGAAGGGTTATATAAGTTTCAAAAGGACAAAGTAATTACAAAAATACAAGGGAAAGCCTGTATTTTAGATTATAGGCAAAAATCAGAAGTACATTACTTTATTCCTTTAGAAAAAAAAGCGATCGAGATTCTCGCAAAATACCCTCAAGGCCTCAAAGTTTTTTGTAATGCTTATTACAATCGCATATTGAAAGAGATCGCTATGATACTGAGCATTGACAAAAGGCTTACAACCCATGTTGCCCGCAAGACTGCTGGAATGAGATGGCTTGATATGGGGTACTCAATCGAATCAGTCTCACTAATGTTAGGACATAAAGATATCAAAACAACCCAGTGCTGGTATGCAAGGGTGATGCCAGAAAGGGTGTTAAGAGAAACTGAAGAAATTCACTTGAAAAAATCCTATGCTTAA
- a CDS encoding VWA domain-containing protein, with protein MDFVFYRNIGFIDVALIALFVLLYAVFIIRTYRVARKVKSRAGGLLSKLIIRSLYFFLMIFCLLGPSIGESRKEVKTIGKDIYVLMDLSLSMDADDVQPSRLEKAKFELKNLVNAFSSDRVGLIIFSSDAFLQCPLTYDQNALMVFIETMNTGLVSSSGTDFSPALDIALKKHIKSDEESVTQQQSKIVILVSDGEDFGDETISIAKEIKEKGIRLFALGIGTKKGSKIPQGYRFKRNKEGEDVVTTLNDASLKKLTSLTGGKYFEVSDKKNDVPKMIAAIDDIEGEFRNARQVDASANRYYYFLIAALVLIVLDLLITVKIVKI; from the coding sequence ATGGATTTTGTTTTTTATAGAAATATCGGATTTATAGACGTCGCACTTATTGCTTTATTTGTTCTCCTCTACGCTGTGTTTATTATCAGGACTTACAGAGTGGCAAGAAAGGTGAAAAGCAGAGCGGGAGGTTTACTATCCAAACTTATCATCCGCAGCTTGTATTTTTTCTTAATGATATTTTGCCTTTTGGGTCCTTCTATAGGCGAATCGAGAAAAGAGGTAAAGACCATTGGAAAGGATATTTATGTATTGATGGACCTTTCGCTTTCTATGGATGCCGATGACGTACAGCCTTCTCGCTTAGAGAAAGCCAAATTTGAATTGAAGAATTTGGTAAATGCGTTTAGCTCGGACAGAGTAGGTCTGATCATATTTTCTTCCGATGCCTTTTTGCAATGTCCGCTTACCTACGATCAAAACGCCCTGATGGTCTTCATAGAAACCATGAACACTGGTTTGGTTTCTTCTTCGGGCACAGACTTCTCCCCTGCCCTTGACATTGCCCTCAAAAAACATATCAAATCAGATGAGGAATCAGTTACCCAACAGCAATCTAAAATTGTGATCTTGGTAAGTGATGGGGAAGACTTTGGTGATGAAACTATCTCCATTGCCAAAGAGATAAAAGAGAAAGGCATCCGACTTTTTGCCTTGGGTATTGGGACCAAAAAAGGAAGTAAAATACCCCAAGGGTATCGGTTTAAGCGCAATAAGGAAGGAGAAGACGTTGTTACAACCTTGAACGACGCATCCCTTAAAAAACTTACTTCTCTTACAGGGGGAAAGTATTTTGAGGTTAGCGATAAGAAAAATGATGTCCCAAAAATGATTGCCGCCATCGACGATATAGAGGGGGAATTCCGTAATGCCAGGCAGGTAGATGCTTCGGCAAACAGGTATTACTATTTCCTAATCGCGGCACTGGTGCTGATTGTATTAGACCTGCTCATCACTGTTAAAATTGTTAAAATCTAG